One genomic region from Terriglobus aquaticus encodes:
- a CDS encoding sigma-70 region 4 domain-containing protein produces MVTTAAPLPLSEELFTQPEAIGPFVDLQAAKLAGEAPYVIRDAVTGNIYDRIRNDVYPSSEDYARCGGHQSYVDVPQPKEQVRFTGCWKCGKIYDLAAMRSYASAASFASENGYSLDPEQIHINTAKSCTHELARDRRTGDCWKPAKIRQSEIAAAFDAFKSDQIEAEDLEDNARAFLLQHVNEEAAEDYLLADPPALSFRRTGKAFAASLKRDCLAYLAATGRTDYAPLVPNLGADRKRKETRLAELQEQYRTASVEERKALEGTLQAAILGFATRTARGLMLSDKRETAIAHDDIAQESTIALFLECPNLGTVSEKDIREAVQAERKRTKDLASEKRSRSSLDLFLMSEDGSVDDNPLIYPTQQFWDISPEIPDWVQGDDRVIVELLKEGYSYPEVATVLGISSDALKQRVSRLKNRAKEHQK; encoded by the coding sequence ATGGTGACGACTGCTGCCCCTCTGCCCCTGTCTGAGGAACTCTTTACCCAGCCGGAGGCCATTGGTCCTTTCGTCGACTTACAGGCTGCCAAGCTGGCCGGCGAAGCGCCATACGTCATCCGTGATGCCGTCACTGGCAACATCTATGACCGCATCCGTAATGACGTCTACCCGAGTTCGGAGGACTACGCCCGCTGTGGTGGTCACCAGAGCTATGTCGATGTTCCGCAGCCGAAAGAGCAGGTACGGTTTACCGGGTGCTGGAAGTGCGGCAAGATCTACGATCTCGCGGCCATGCGGAGCTACGCTTCTGCTGCCTCCTTCGCGTCAGAGAATGGCTACTCGCTGGATCCTGAGCAAATCCACATCAACACGGCGAAAAGCTGCACCCATGAACTCGCCAGGGATAGGAGGACTGGTGATTGCTGGAAGCCGGCGAAGATCAGGCAGAGCGAGATTGCAGCTGCATTCGATGCGTTCAAGAGCGACCAGATCGAAGCAGAAGACCTGGAAGACAATGCGCGCGCCTTCCTTCTGCAGCATGTCAACGAAGAAGCTGCAGAGGACTACCTTTTGGCGGATCCTCCTGCCCTTTCATTTCGTAGGACCGGCAAAGCCTTCGCTGCCTCTTTGAAGAGGGATTGTCTCGCCTATCTTGCTGCCACTGGTCGAACGGACTATGCCCCTCTGGTCCCTAACCTTGGAGCAGACCGTAAGCGGAAAGAGACGCGCCTTGCGGAATTGCAGGAGCAGTATCGGACTGCCTCTGTAGAGGAGCGCAAAGCTCTTGAAGGCACTTTGCAGGCTGCCATACTTGGCTTCGCAACTCGAACCGCTCGCGGCCTGATGCTTTCAGACAAGAGGGAGACTGCAATTGCGCATGACGACATCGCACAGGAGAGCACTATCGCGCTCTTCCTAGAGTGTCCGAACCTCGGCACCGTCAGTGAGAAAGACATCAGGGAAGCGGTCCAAGCCGAACGCAAGCGAACCAAAGATCTGGCATCGGAGAAGCGGTCGCGGAGCTCGTTGGATCTGTTTCTGATGAGTGAGGACGGATCGGTCGACGACAATCCCCTCATCTACCCGACACAGCAGTTTTGGGACATCAGCCCGGAAATTCCAGATTGGGTGCAAGGGGATGATCGCGTTATCGTCGAACTGCTCAAGGAAGGGTACTCCTACCCCGAAGTCGCCACAGTGTTGGGGATCTCAAGTGATGCGCTAAAACAGCGTGTCAGCCGACTGAAGAATAGAGCCAAAGAGCACCAGAAGTAA
- a CDS encoding ATP-grasp domain-containing protein has product MSERKPVMLCIASYEKGQAFLRAAAAEDLAVVLLTAEKLRDADWPRDALAELHTMSDDSSPADVLWRVQQLARYLHIDRVVPLDEFDLEAAALVREELRLPGMGQTTTRNFRDKLAMRFAAQRAGLLVPPFAPVLNYEDLRAFLESTPSPWLLKPRTSASAIGIRRIENARDLWRTLEELGPEQVNYLLECFIPGEVYHVDSVCWNRTLLTQAVHRYGTPPMALMQKGGVFTTQTVSRSSQDARDLCAADARLLPALGMVTGVTHSEYIRSESGKFYFLETAARVGGAYIAELIEFESGINPWVEWARLEAAMLRGEEYRLPRLREHYAGSVICLARQEHPDLSAYDAPEVVLRMNRQHHAGLIVASPSKERIGALVEEYAWRFEQDFCTRLPPPDKPTS; this is encoded by the coding sequence ATGAGCGAGCGGAAACCGGTGATGCTGTGCATCGCCAGCTACGAAAAGGGACAGGCGTTTTTGCGGGCCGCAGCGGCAGAGGACCTGGCGGTGGTTCTGTTGACGGCAGAGAAGCTGCGCGACGCAGACTGGCCCCGCGACGCCTTGGCGGAACTGCACACCATGAGCGATGACTCGAGCCCGGCCGACGTGCTATGGCGAGTACAGCAGCTTGCGCGATACCTGCACATCGACCGGGTGGTTCCGCTGGATGAGTTCGACCTCGAAGCAGCGGCGCTGGTCCGCGAAGAACTGCGGCTGCCCGGCATGGGGCAGACCACCACGCGCAACTTCCGCGACAAGCTGGCCATGCGGTTTGCCGCGCAGCGCGCCGGTTTGCTGGTGCCGCCGTTTGCCCCGGTGCTGAATTACGAAGATCTGCGTGCCTTTCTGGAGAGCACGCCTTCGCCCTGGCTCCTGAAGCCACGCACCAGCGCTTCCGCCATTGGCATCCGGCGGATTGAAAACGCGCGCGACCTGTGGCGGACGCTAGAGGAACTGGGACCGGAGCAGGTGAACTACCTGCTCGAGTGTTTCATCCCGGGCGAGGTGTACCACGTTGACTCGGTGTGCTGGAATCGAACGCTGCTGACGCAGGCCGTGCACCGGTACGGAACACCGCCCATGGCCCTCATGCAGAAGGGTGGCGTGTTCACGACGCAGACAGTGAGTCGGAGCAGCCAGGACGCACGAGACCTGTGTGCGGCGGACGCGAGGCTGCTGCCCGCGTTGGGCATGGTCACCGGCGTGACGCATTCGGAATACATCCGCAGCGAAAGCGGCAAGTTTTATTTTCTGGAGACGGCGGCACGCGTTGGCGGAGCTTACATCGCCGAGCTGATCGAGTTCGAGTCGGGCATCAATCCGTGGGTGGAGTGGGCGCGCCTGGAGGCCGCGATGCTGCGGGGCGAAGAGTACCGGCTGCCGCGGTTGCGCGAGCACTACGCCGGTTCCGTGATCTGCCTGGCGCGGCAGGAGCATCCGGACTTGAGCGCCTACGACGCTCCCGAAGTGGTTCTGCGGATGAACAGGCAGCATCACGCTGGGTTGATCGTGGCTTCGCCGTCGAAGGAGCGAATCGGAGCCCTCGTAGAGGAGTACGCGTGGCGGTTTGAGCAGGACTTCTGCACTCGACTGCCGCCACCGGACAAGCCGACCAGCTAG
- the hldE gene encoding bifunctional D-glycero-beta-D-manno-heptose-7-phosphate kinase/D-glycero-beta-D-manno-heptose 1-phosphate adenylyltransferase HldE: MVPELARVLELLEHGFASLRVLVVGDLMLDRYVEGEVERISPEAPVPVLRQAREYSRPGGAANVAMNLAGLGLQTALCGRLGRDVAAEDLRELMSGSGIDATSVLESAVPTITKTRVVSRTQQLLRLDVETRESIPADEDAALAERAAAAVRGMHAVVLSDYAKGALSPEVCRRVIEAARREGIPVLVDPKTRDFSRYRGSTTICPNLSELSVATGVAAHHTEALLAAAHELLQQIDVAFLTVTMSERGIRVLQRGEPDFVSPAKAREVFDVSGAGDTVIATLAASLAAGLGLPTAVELANLAAGIVVGKLGTVPVSAGELVGLLTRSPVVSSNEKVLTRERARARVEDWRAAGETIVFTNGCFDLLHVGHITLLEDCRRFGSKLVVALNTDASVSALKGPSRPIVSENERAKVMAALASVDLVTLFAEQTPLELIDLLRPDVVVKGGDYTVQTVVGHELVAGYGGRVEIVPTVEGFSTTNIVRKLTGGGAA; this comes from the coding sequence ATGGTGCCGGAACTGGCAAGGGTGCTGGAATTGCTGGAGCACGGGTTTGCGTCGCTGCGCGTGCTGGTAGTGGGTGACCTGATGCTGGACCGCTATGTGGAGGGCGAGGTGGAGCGCATCTCGCCTGAGGCTCCGGTGCCGGTGCTGCGCCAGGCGCGCGAATATAGCCGCCCGGGTGGAGCGGCGAACGTGGCGATGAACCTAGCCGGGTTGGGCCTGCAGACCGCGTTGTGCGGACGCCTGGGCAGGGATGTCGCTGCCGAGGATTTGCGCGAGCTGATGAGCGGGTCGGGCATAGACGCCACGAGCGTGCTGGAAAGCGCGGTGCCGACCATCACCAAGACGCGTGTGGTGAGCCGAACGCAGCAATTACTGCGCCTGGACGTGGAGACGCGCGAGAGTATCCCGGCGGACGAAGATGCCGCGCTGGCGGAGCGTGCGGCGGCAGCGGTGCGCGGCATGCATGCGGTTGTGCTTTCCGACTATGCGAAGGGCGCGCTGTCGCCTGAGGTTTGCCGCAGGGTCATCGAGGCGGCACGGCGAGAGGGCATCCCCGTGCTGGTCGATCCGAAGACGCGGGACTTCTCGCGGTATCGCGGAAGTACGACGATTTGCCCGAACCTGTCGGAGCTGTCGGTGGCGACCGGTGTGGCGGCTCATCATACCGAGGCTCTATTGGCAGCGGCGCATGAACTGCTGCAGCAGATCGACGTGGCATTCCTGACGGTGACGATGAGTGAGCGTGGCATTCGCGTGCTGCAGCGGGGCGAGCCGGATTTTGTGTCGCCCGCGAAGGCACGTGAAGTGTTCGATGTTTCAGGCGCCGGCGACACGGTAATTGCGACGCTGGCAGCGAGCCTAGCGGCGGGGCTTGGGTTGCCCACCGCGGTGGAGCTGGCAAACCTGGCAGCAGGCATTGTGGTGGGCAAGCTGGGAACTGTGCCGGTGAGCGCTGGGGAGTTGGTTGGCCTGCTGACGCGGTCGCCGGTGGTGTCTTCCAACGAGAAGGTATTGACGCGGGAGCGAGCCCGCGCCCGCGTGGAAGACTGGCGCGCGGCGGGTGAAACGATCGTGTTTACCAACGGCTGCTTCGACCTCTTGCATGTGGGTCACATCACGCTGCTGGAGGACTGCCGGCGCTTTGGGTCAAAGCTGGTGGTGGCGCTGAACACGGACGCGTCGGTGTCCGCTTTGAAAGGGCCTTCGCGACCGATCGTGAGCGAGAACGAGCGCGCAAAGGTAATGGCCGCGCTGGCGTCAGTGGACCTTGTGACGCTGTTTGCTGAGCAGACACCGCTGGAGCTGATCGACCTGCTACGGCCGGATGTGGTCGTGAAGGGCGGCGACTACACCGTGCAGACGGTGGTCGGCCACGAACTGGTGGCGGGATACGGCGGCCGCGTGGAGATCGTGCCGACCGTGGAAGGGTTTTCCACGACGAACATCGTGCGCAAACTGACCGGGGGAGGTGCGGCATGA
- a CDS encoding glycosyltransferase family 9 protein → MSVDVQREDAQRGDTHRDESRPAGVLSAATAHGAAEPDDEHAGVVVDDSVRRIVILRLGSLGDTLVALPSYHLIAQAFPRAERRLLTNVPVVSRAPAAAAILGDSGLVHGYESYPVGTRNPLRLLGLLWRLRRFRPDVAIYLKAETGEQNSKRDRRFLQWTGARRIVGVSATGETAALRLENGDWEPEVERLLRSLRDLGRLDAASGESWDLRLTPAEVERADAVRAPLASAPFFAASIGTKVQSKDWGVRNWADLLREVAGRYPGHGLLLAGANEERGSSDAVAEAWAGVAGAGPVVNVCGDLTPRESAAAFRGARAFLGHDSGPMHLAAAVGTPVVAIFAARNLPRTWFPYGAQSRVLYHRVDCAGCGLETCLEQRKKCLLSITVAEVAEALRELLEGAA, encoded by the coding sequence ATGAGTGTAGACGTACAGCGTGAAGACGCACAGCGTGGGGACACTCATCGTGACGAAAGCCGGCCTGCCGGGGTGTTGAGCGCTGCTACTGCGCATGGCGCTGCTGAGCCGGATGACGAGCACGCCGGTGTGGTGGTCGACGACTCCGTGCGGCGGATAGTCATCCTGCGGCTGGGCAGCCTGGGCGACACGCTGGTGGCGCTGCCCAGCTATCACCTGATCGCGCAGGCATTTCCCAGGGCCGAGCGGCGCCTGCTGACGAACGTGCCGGTGGTATCGCGGGCTCCGGCGGCCGCAGCGATCCTGGGCGACTCCGGCCTGGTGCATGGATACGAGAGCTATCCGGTGGGGACGCGCAATCCTTTGCGGCTGCTTGGGCTGCTGTGGCGGCTGAGGCGCTTCCGGCCAGACGTCGCGATCTATTTGAAGGCTGAGACGGGCGAGCAGAACAGCAAACGCGACCGACGCTTTCTGCAGTGGACCGGAGCGCGCCGGATCGTTGGCGTTTCGGCCACTGGCGAGACGGCTGCGCTGCGCCTGGAGAACGGCGACTGGGAGCCCGAGGTGGAGCGGCTGCTGCGGAGCCTGCGTGACCTGGGTCGGCTGGATGCTGCGAGCGGCGAGTCATGGGACTTGCGCCTGACCCCGGCCGAGGTGGAGCGTGCGGATGCCGTGCGTGCGCCTCTGGCCAGTGCGCCTTTCTTCGCCGCGAGCATCGGGACCAAGGTGCAGTCGAAAGACTGGGGTGTACGGAACTGGGCGGACCTGCTGCGCGAGGTGGCGGGGCGGTATCCGGGACACGGGCTGTTGCTGGCCGGTGCGAACGAAGAGCGGGGAAGCAGCGATGCTGTTGCGGAGGCATGGGCCGGTGTAGCCGGTGCAGGTCCAGTAGTCAATGTGTGTGGAGACCTGACGCCGCGCGAAAGTGCGGCGGCGTTTCGCGGAGCGCGCGCGTTCCTGGGGCATGACAGTGGGCCGATGCACCTGGCCGCTGCGGTGGGAACGCCGGTGGTCGCGATCTTTGCCGCGCGCAACCTTCCGCGAACATGGTTCCCGTATGGAGCCCAGTCCCGGGTGCTCTACCATCGGGTGGACTGTGCGGGTTGTGGCCTGGAGACATGCCTGGAGCAGCGGAAGAAGTGCCTGCTTTCCATCACAGTGGCGGAAGTTGCTGAAGCATTGCGGGAACTGTTGGAAGGAGCTGCCTAA
- a CDS encoding DUF4254 domain-containing protein: MLQEPDAADLKHGCADAPATSAALNAATARWHLETAAPRGLIFQLHLANFELWHLEDKARDTTNGDALVAETKRAIDRVNQRRNDTVEAIDTALLALLAPRNLPAAAAPLHSETPGQMLDRLSILALKRYHTAVESKRDDATPEHRDRSLQRLSALEEQERDLASCLQTLWREVEAGTRRFKLYRQMKMYNDPTLNPVLYAAAKKS; the protein is encoded by the coding sequence ATGCTACAAGAGCCCGATGCCGCGGACCTGAAGCACGGGTGTGCCGACGCGCCGGCCACCTCGGCCGCGCTGAATGCGGCCACAGCACGCTGGCACCTTGAAACAGCTGCTCCGCGCGGCCTGATCTTTCAGCTCCATCTCGCCAACTTCGAGCTGTGGCACCTGGAGGACAAGGCTCGCGACACCACCAACGGTGATGCCCTGGTGGCTGAGACGAAGCGAGCCATCGACCGCGTGAACCAGCGACGCAACGACACCGTGGAAGCCATCGACACGGCCCTGCTTGCTCTGCTCGCGCCACGCAACCTGCCCGCGGCCGCAGCACCGTTGCACTCGGAAACGCCCGGCCAGATGCTCGACAGGCTTTCCATTCTCGCGCTCAAGCGCTACCACACCGCCGTGGAGTCCAAGCGGGACGACGCCACGCCCGAGCATCGCGACCGCAGCCTGCAGCGGCTCTCCGCGTTAGAGGAACAGGAACGCGACCTCGCCAGCTGTCTTCAGACGCTCTGGCGCGAAGTGGAGGCGGGGACGCGCCGCTTCAAACTCTACCGCCAGATGAAGATGTATAACGACCCAACGCTCAATCCCGTTCTGTATGCGGCAGCGAAGAAGTCCTAG
- a CDS encoding tetratricopeptide repeat protein translates to MAPIKSSNQTSAKPVKKTKTLEGILATTPDPTRQAVLADYQVAVTLMQQGKFSEAHPAMEKLLKDAPPELTDRIRMYLAACVAQSAKGEHQFKNTEEQYDFAISLINDGQYEEARQHLNEIADGAPEADYPFYGLAVLASMTGDAETCLDKLGEAIRRKPQNRFQARSDSDFQSMADDPRFTELLYPDA, encoded by the coding sequence ATGGCCCCCATCAAATCCTCGAACCAGACCTCGGCAAAACCCGTCAAGAAAACGAAGACGCTGGAAGGCATCCTGGCGACCACGCCCGATCCCACCCGCCAGGCCGTGCTGGCCGACTACCAGGTTGCCGTCACTCTCATGCAGCAGGGCAAGTTCTCGGAAGCACATCCAGCCATGGAAAAGCTCCTGAAGGATGCGCCGCCTGAACTGACCGACCGCATCCGCATGTACCTGGCGGCCTGCGTCGCTCAGTCCGCAAAAGGCGAGCACCAGTTCAAGAACACCGAGGAGCAGTACGACTTCGCCATCAGCCTGATCAACGACGGCCAGTATGAGGAAGCTCGCCAGCACCTGAACGAGATCGCCGACGGCGCACCCGAGGCCGACTACCCCTTCTACGGCCTTGCCGTGCTCGCCAGCATGACCGGTGACGCGGAAACCTGCCTCGACAAGCTCGGCGAAGCCATCCGCCGCAAGCCACAGAACCGCTTCCAGGCACGCTCCGACTCCGACTTCCAGTCCATGGCAGACGATCCCCGCTTTACCGAGCTGCTCTACCCCGACGCATGA
- a CDS encoding gluconeogenesis factor YvcK family protein, translating to MTSCSTDRPLRVVAIGGGTGLSTLLRGLKHYTKPLGPKSKDAPQAPCCIQQLTAVVTVTDDGGSSGRLRRDLRMLPPGDVRNCIAALSEDESLLSHLFQFRFPEAEDGQDTGLAGHSFGNLFLAALTHITGDFSQAVQMSSQVLAARGQIFPATNTDVHLSAVMDDGTVVEGETNITASTKIIRELHMHPADAPPMQQTLRAIAEADLITLGPGSLYTSLITNLLVRGIPEALAASRATRVYICNLMTQANESLGLTASQHLSRIQDHAGDRIFDYALINDAPLSPELVERYAREGQSPIAPDIDAIRSLGIVPVTGSFAHEGEKLRHDYDRLAESLIELGQRGRPRHSP from the coding sequence ATGACCTCCTGCAGCACTGACCGGCCGCTGCGTGTCGTTGCCATCGGCGGCGGCACCGGCCTGTCCACCCTGCTTCGCGGCCTGAAGCATTACACTAAGCCGCTCGGCCCCAAGTCGAAGGATGCTCCGCAGGCACCGTGCTGCATCCAGCAGCTCACCGCCGTGGTCACCGTCACCGACGACGGCGGCTCCTCCGGACGGCTTCGCCGCGACCTCCGCATGCTTCCGCCGGGCGATGTGCGCAACTGCATTGCCGCGCTCTCCGAAGACGAGTCGCTGCTCTCGCATCTGTTCCAGTTCCGCTTTCCCGAAGCCGAGGACGGACAGGACACAGGCCTCGCCGGACACTCGTTCGGCAATCTCTTCCTCGCCGCGCTCACCCACATCACCGGCGACTTTTCGCAGGCCGTGCAGATGTCCTCGCAGGTGCTCGCCGCCCGCGGACAGATCTTTCCCGCCACCAACACCGACGTCCATCTGTCCGCGGTCATGGACGACGGCACCGTTGTCGAAGGCGAAACCAACATCACCGCATCAACCAAGATCATCCGCGAGCTGCACATGCATCCGGCTGACGCTCCGCCCATGCAGCAGACCTTGCGCGCCATCGCGGAAGCCGACCTCATCACCCTCGGCCCCGGCTCGCTCTACACCTCGCTCATCACCAACCTCCTGGTTCGCGGCATCCCGGAAGCGCTTGCCGCCTCGCGCGCCACCCGCGTCTACATCTGCAACCTGATGACGCAGGCGAACGAGTCGCTGGGCCTCACCGCCTCGCAACACCTCAGCCGCATCCAGGACCACGCCGGTGACCGCATCTTCGACTACGCGCTCATCAACGACGCTCCGCTGTCTCCCGAACTCGTCGAGCGCTACGCCCGCGAAGGCCAGAGCCCCATCGCTCCTGACATCGACGCCATCCGAAGCCTTGGCATCGTGCCCGTGACCGGCAGCTTCGCCCACGAAGGCGAAAAGCTCCGCCACGACTACGACCGTCTCGCAGAATCGCTGATCGAACTCGGCCAGCGCGGCCGCCCCAGGCATAGTCCGTGA
- a CDS encoding GNAT family N-acetyltransferase yields MNTTPTLEGHGMRLIPLERAHLSALTKTHDASTWQWMSESGATPDLLAAFIDRGLAQAESGNAQVWTSTLLEPDGSARVVGCTRLADWNQHHRTGEIGWTWIAPDLRGTGANARVKLLQLRHCFETLKLRRVALKTHHNNLRSQRAMEKIGATFEGVFRNHMIMPDGTSRDTHWFSIIDREWPTVEALLLDRIAREPLHTR; encoded by the coding sequence GTGAACACCACACCGACGCTCGAGGGCCATGGCATGCGCCTCATCCCACTCGAGCGCGCTCACCTCTCAGCGCTCACCAAAACACACGACGCCTCCACCTGGCAGTGGATGAGCGAGTCTGGCGCCACGCCCGATCTGCTCGCGGCATTCATCGATCGCGGCCTGGCCCAGGCCGAATCCGGCAACGCTCAGGTCTGGACCAGCACCCTCCTGGAGCCCGACGGCTCAGCTCGCGTCGTCGGCTGCACCCGGCTAGCCGACTGGAACCAGCACCATCGCACCGGCGAAATCGGCTGGACCTGGATCGCGCCCGACCTGCGCGGCACCGGTGCCAACGCCCGCGTCAAGCTCCTCCAACTCCGCCACTGTTTCGAGACGCTGAAACTTCGTCGCGTCGCCCTGAAGACCCACCACAACAACCTGCGCTCGCAGCGTGCCATGGAAAAGATCGGCGCCACCTTCGAAGGCGTCTTCCGCAACCACATGATCATGCCCGACGGCACCTCGCGCGACACCCACTGGTTCAGCATCATTGACCGCGAATGGCCCACCGTCGAAGCCCTGCTGCTGGACCGCATCGCGCGCGAACCCCTACATACCCGGTAA
- a CDS encoding M16 family metallopeptidase — MAETLQAASISAATATPERNIRKSTLPNGMLVLTESMSHMRSVSMGVWIGTGSRDESAAQNGISHFVEHMVFKGTTSRDAKQLARETDAIGGNLDAFTGKETVCFNIKVLDENVPRAMDILADLVLHPTFAADDIQREQSVILEEIKMDEDNPDYLVHELHVANFWKGDPLARSILGTAKTVSSFDADAVRSFHAARFTPANMVFSAAGNLEHDSMLALIEEHFGGLQPGDFTHDRSPAPVATPHITLRNKKSLEQVQLCLGVPSPAVDSPDRFVLYLLNNILGGGMSSRLFQTVREEAGLAYSIYSELSPFRDTGALNIYAGTSIEKTPEMIELILKELRLLKDEPVSDEELTRAKDQSKGNIILGLESSASRMSNLARQQMYYGRFISTEEITEEVNRVSAADIQRVARELFIPERISLTLLGNLGDLKVTREQLAC, encoded by the coding sequence ATGGCAGAAACCCTCCAGGCCGCCTCCATCTCCGCGGCCACCGCAACACCCGAGCGCAACATCCGCAAATCCACGCTGCCCAACGGCATGCTCGTCCTTACTGAGTCCATGTCCCACATGCGCTCCGTCAGCATGGGCGTATGGATCGGCACCGGTTCCCGCGACGAATCTGCCGCACAAAACGGCATCTCTCACTTCGTTGAGCACATGGTGTTCAAAGGCACGACCAGCCGCGATGCCAAGCAGCTTGCGCGCGAAACCGACGCCATCGGCGGCAACCTGGATGCCTTCACCGGCAAGGAAACCGTCTGCTTCAACATCAAGGTGCTTGACGAGAACGTTCCGCGCGCCATGGACATCCTCGCCGACCTCGTCCTCCATCCCACCTTCGCGGCCGACGACATCCAGCGCGAGCAGTCCGTGATCCTTGAAGAGATCAAGATGGACGAGGACAACCCCGACTATCTCGTGCACGAACTGCACGTCGCCAACTTCTGGAAGGGCGACCCGCTCGCCCGCTCCATCCTCGGTACTGCAAAGACGGTCTCCAGCTTCGATGCCGACGCCGTTCGCTCCTTCCACGCCGCACGCTTCACGCCGGCTAACATGGTCTTCTCCGCGGCCGGCAATCTCGAGCATGACAGCATGCTGGCGCTGATCGAGGAGCACTTCGGCGGCCTGCAGCCTGGCGACTTCACGCACGACCGCTCGCCCGCTCCGGTCGCCACGCCGCACATCACGCTGCGCAACAAGAAGTCGCTCGAGCAGGTGCAACTCTGTCTCGGCGTTCCCTCGCCCGCTGTCGACTCGCCCGATCGTTTCGTGCTCTACCTGCTCAACAACATCCTGGGCGGCGGCATGAGCTCGCGCCTCTTCCAGACCGTTCGCGAAGAAGCCGGCCTCGCCTACTCGATCTACTCCGAGCTTTCACCCTTCCGCGACACCGGCGCTCTCAACATCTACGCCGGCACCTCCATCGAAAAAACACCGGAGATGATCGAGCTGATCCTCAAGGAACTGCGCCTGCTCAAGGACGAACCTGTCTCCGACGAAGAGCTGACCCGCGCCAAGGACCAGTCCAAGGGCAACATCATCCTCGGCCTCGAAAGCTCCGCCTCACGCATGTCCAACCTCGCGCGGCAGCAGATGTATTACGGCCGTTTCATCTCCACAGAAGAGATCACCGAAGAGGTGAATCGCGTCTCCGCCGCAGACATCCAGCGCGTCGCCCGCGAACTCTTCATCCCGGAGCGGATCTCGCTGACCCTGCTCGGCAATCTCGGCGATCTCAAGGTCACCCGCGAACAACTCGCCTGCTAG
- a CDS encoding prepilin-type N-terminal cleavage/methylation domain-containing protein, with amino-acid sequence MHRNTAERRSGLNSEQGFTLIELLIVMSIIIIIVTIALPNITKYKRTGNETSAVGSIRALVAAELQYQQTYPQNGYACSVGALGGEKGATPTPAAAGLIAADLASGHKAGYTFAIVNCTKVTINNQDQYTGYEITAVPDAVGKTGDRGFCSDDSQQIKVDPKGGTNCSVPLQ; translated from the coding sequence ATGCATCGCAACACCGCCGAACGCCGCTCCGGGCTGAACTCCGAACAGGGCTTCACGCTCATCGAGCTCCTGATCGTCATGTCGATCATCATCATCATCGTCACTATCGCTCTGCCGAACATCACCAAGTACAAGCGCACCGGCAACGAGACCTCGGCTGTCGGCTCCATTCGCGCCCTGGTCGCGGCAGAGCTGCAGTACCAGCAGACCTACCCGCAGAACGGCTATGCCTGCTCCGTCGGCGCACTCGGTGGTGAGAAGGGCGCCACGCCCACGCCGGCCGCCGCGGGCCTCATCGCCGCCGACCTGGCCAGCGGACACAAGGCTGGATACACCTTTGCCATCGTCAACTGCACCAAGGTGACCATCAACAACCAGGACCAGTACACCGGCTACGAAATCACGGCTGTCCCTGACGCAGTCGGCAAGACCGGCGACCGCGGCTTCTGCTCCGACGATTCCCAGCAGATCAAGGTCGACCCCAAGGGCGGCACCAACTGCTCCGTCCCGCTGCAGTAA
- a CDS encoding LolA family protein produces MGQTREEHGTLLLKKPGRMRWIYNSGKLFVLDGKFATSYTPGDTEAQRLPAKQLDDLRSPLRFLLGHTDLEKELDHLTATPAGPEGITLSGTPHYRMTPGNQPERIQQIAVTVDPATGQIHALRIAEIDGSTTEFHFSAQQENAPVTDGDFRFNPPAGVTVVNGLPPS; encoded by the coding sequence ATGGGCCAGACCCGCGAAGAGCATGGCACGCTGCTGCTGAAGAAACCCGGCCGCATGCGCTGGATCTACAACAGCGGCAAGCTCTTCGTGCTCGACGGCAAGTTCGCCACCAGCTACACGCCCGGCGACACCGAAGCGCAGCGCCTTCCCGCCAAACAACTTGACGACCTCCGCTCGCCGCTCCGGTTCCTGCTGGGCCATACCGATCTCGAAAAAGAGCTCGACCACCTCACGGCTACGCCCGCCGGCCCTGAAGGCATCACCCTCAGCGGCACGCCGCATTACCGCATGACCCCGGGAAACCAGCCCGAGCGCATCCAGCAAATCGCCGTAACGGTCGATCCGGCAACCGGGCAGATTCACGCCCTCCGCATCGCCGAGATCGACGGCAGCACCACGGAGTTCCACTTCAGCGCCCAGCAGGAGAACGCTCCCGTCACCGACGGTGACTTCCGCTTCAACCCACCCGCCGGCGTCACCGTGGTCAACGGCCTGCCACCTTCCTAA